A genomic stretch from Pirellulales bacterium includes:
- a CDS encoding DUF499 domain-containing protein, protein MLPPWHTIALPHSDIREGRLDEAVFAANIWAVRQNDAPSTYLDPEQFFAKTFLTAGLKRVLTKVGRALSGASDAGDRIISLQTAFGGGKTHAQVALWHLARHPDVLLRSADCAELRQALGNVIPGKPCNVAVFTNHSCDATQGRQTPEGVHTRTLWGELAVQLGGVELYKLIEPNDQARAVPQGLFAEVLRKAAPCLILLDELADYCVGAMTVAAGAGTLADQTISFVQQLTEATALVPGAAVVATLPASQMQVAGSEKGQEILPRLELRFGRMSADMKPVADDEINQVVRRRLFEKLGDEAVHARVADEYLTLYRAHKNEVPPEAARETYRERMIAAYPFHPSLIDAFYLRWGSHDDFQRTRGVLRMLANIVGDLWRDRETSRQTQPLIQPCHVRWTIDALRAALTRLWGAAYDSVVAADVVGEKANAAALDEERAGEYADERVAEGVAATVLLGSFGGQGERAGFSSKEVRWCVGRPELNWGYTDGALLALEDRAFYLHNAAAGNQGKRYWFGTKPTLTKLLVQYRGQFAALDFDNEIVETWQAETKNLRMEPATWRVIVNPQPDLPEQKVLSLLIMPPDCAWSDEGQLWDGAAERVKLLSEKCGSKDRIYGNTLLYLLPNQRGLNRLRKELREAAALEAIKRDYGSQLDPEQLDELKTKLARQKETVSEVLGGAYPHVARVEGKTVAVSNMMEIGNSPANHLQAVWRQVTDDEEWVLRKVGTVTLQKAGMVPTEAGIRVRDAVEAFLRYTDKPLVATADAVTQGLSQACRDRLIGIGRGTSPQNLQTKRCGEFVALDRAEDGVWIIPPIVEQPMAQPAAGGASPVGASSVGPTVPVGTTAGMAPAAMPSGGSVLAQAEAGSLVRSLRIAGQVPLESWTDLFRCLISPAASRLNLKTLQLGIDINLIARDDQPLDANDATLKAMREAAQQLGLEVVENGDST, encoded by the coding sequence ATGCTTCCACCCTGGCACACGATCGCCTTGCCGCATAGCGATATTCGCGAGGGGCGGCTCGATGAAGCGGTGTTCGCCGCCAATATCTGGGCCGTCCGACAAAACGACGCGCCCAGCACCTATCTCGACCCCGAACAGTTCTTCGCCAAGACGTTTTTGACCGCGGGGCTGAAGCGAGTTCTGACCAAGGTCGGGAGGGCGCTATCGGGCGCCAGCGATGCGGGCGACCGCATCATCAGCCTGCAAACCGCCTTCGGCGGTGGCAAAACCCACGCGCAGGTCGCTCTCTGGCACCTTGCCAGGCATCCCGACGTGCTGCTTCGCTCGGCTGACTGCGCCGAGCTGCGTCAGGCGCTGGGAAATGTCATTCCCGGCAAGCCGTGCAACGTGGCGGTGTTCACCAACCATTCGTGCGACGCCACGCAGGGCCGCCAGACGCCGGAAGGCGTTCACACGCGTACGCTGTGGGGCGAGTTGGCCGTGCAGTTGGGCGGCGTCGAGCTTTATAAGCTGATCGAGCCTAACGATCAGGCCCGCGCCGTGCCACAGGGCCTCTTTGCCGAGGTGCTCCGCAAGGCGGCGCCGTGCTTGATACTGCTCGACGAGCTGGCCGACTATTGCGTCGGGGCCATGACCGTGGCCGCGGGGGCCGGCACGCTCGCAGATCAGACCATCAGCTTCGTGCAGCAGCTTACCGAGGCGACCGCGCTGGTGCCCGGCGCCGCCGTCGTCGCCACACTCCCGGCGAGCCAGATGCAGGTCGCGGGCAGCGAAAAAGGACAAGAGATCTTGCCGCGACTCGAACTGCGGTTTGGGCGGATGTCGGCCGACATGAAGCCGGTGGCCGACGACGAGATCAACCAGGTCGTGCGGCGGCGGCTGTTCGAGAAACTCGGCGACGAAGCGGTACACGCGCGCGTGGCGGACGAGTACCTGACGCTCTATCGCGCGCACAAGAACGAGGTGCCGCCCGAAGCGGCGAGAGAGACCTATCGCGAGCGGATGATCGCGGCCTATCCATTTCATCCCTCGCTGATCGACGCCTTTTATTTGCGCTGGGGGAGCCACGACGATTTTCAACGCACGCGCGGGGTGCTGCGGATGCTGGCCAACATCGTCGGCGATTTGTGGCGCGACCGCGAAACGAGCCGCCAGACCCAGCCGTTGATCCAGCCCTGCCACGTGCGCTGGACGATCGACGCACTTCGGGCGGCGCTAACGCGGCTGTGGGGAGCGGCCTACGATTCCGTGGTCGCGGCCGACGTGGTGGGCGAAAAAGCGAACGCCGCCGCCCTCGACGAAGAACGGGCCGGCGAGTACGCCGACGAGCGCGTGGCCGAGGGCGTCGCGGCGACGGTACTGCTCGGGTCGTTTGGCGGCCAGGGCGAACGCGCGGGGTTTTCGAGCAAGGAAGTCCGCTGGTGCGTTGGCCGGCCCGAATTGAATTGGGGCTACACCGACGGCGCGCTGTTGGCGCTCGAAGATCGGGCGTTTTATCTGCACAATGCGGCCGCGGGCAATCAGGGCAAACGCTACTGGTTCGGCACCAAGCCCACGCTCACCAAACTGCTCGTTCAGTATCGCGGACAATTCGCCGCGCTCGATTTCGACAACGAGATCGTCGAAACGTGGCAGGCCGAAACAAAGAACCTGCGCATGGAGCCGGCCACGTGGCGGGTGATCGTCAATCCGCAGCCCGACTTGCCGGAGCAAAAGGTGCTGTCGCTGTTGATCATGCCGCCGGATTGCGCGTGGAGCGACGAGGGCCAGCTTTGGGACGGCGCGGCGGAGCGCGTCAAACTGCTGAGCGAAAAGTGCGGCAGCAAGGACCGCATCTATGGCAACACGCTGCTCTATCTGCTGCCGAACCAGCGGGGGCTGAATCGGCTGCGAAAAGAGCTGCGCGAGGCGGCGGCGCTGGAGGCAATCAAACGCGACTACGGCAGCCAGCTCGATCCGGAGCAGCTTGACGAGCTGAAGACGAAGCTGGCCCGGCAAAAAGAAACGGTGTCGGAAGTGTTGGGCGGGGCATATCCGCACGTCGCCCGTGTCGAGGGCAAGACGGTCGCCGTATCGAACATGATGGAAATCGGCAACAGTCCGGCCAACCACTTGCAGGCCGTGTGGCGGCAAGTGACCGACGACGAGGAATGGGTGTTACGCAAGGTCGGCACGGTCACGCTCCAAAAGGCCGGCATGGTGCCGACGGAGGCCGGCATTCGCGTGCGCGACGCCGTGGAGGCGTTTTTGCGTTATACCGACAAGCCTCTCGTCGCCACGGCCGACGCGGTCACGCAGGGCTTATCGCAAGCCTGCCGCGACCGCCTGATTGGCATCGGCCGCGGCACTTCGCCGCAGAACCTGCAAACCAAGCGTTGCGGCGAGTTTGTCGCCCTCGACCGCGCTGAGGATGGAGTTTGGATCATTCCGCCGATCGTTGAGCAGCCGATGGCGCAGCCCGCCGCAGGCGGCGCGTCGCCCGTCGGTGCAAGCTCTGTCGGTCCGACCGTGCCAGTGGGCACGACAGCGGGAATGGCGCCGGCGGCGATGCCGTCCGGCGGTAGCGTCCTTGCGCAGGCGGAGGCCGGCAGCTTGGTACGATCGTTACGCATTGCCGGGCAAGTGCCGCTGGAATCCTGGACAGACCTATTCCGCTGCCTCATCAGCCCGGCCGCGTCCCGGCTGAATTTGAAAACCCTGCAACTCGGCATCGACATCAACCTCATTGCCCGCGACGATCAGCCGCTCGACGCGAACGACGCCACGCTCAAGGCGATGCGTGAAGCCGCGCAGCAGTTGGGCCTGGAAGTTGTCGAGAATGGCGACTCAACTTGA